The Oxobacter pfennigii genome includes the window AAGGAACTCTTATAAGACTATGGGGGTACCTTTCCAGGAGGAAGAGAAAGCTTATCGGGGTATTTTCTCTGGTTATATTATCCTCCCTTTTGATGCTGACAGGGCCTATGCTAATCGGTATGGCCATTGATAATTATATAGTGCCGGGAGATTTTGATGGACTGCTTAGAATGATAATCATAATGATGGTTATATACGTATTCAGTGCTGCTGCCTCATGGCTTCAAAGCTATACCATGACAAGGGTTTCCCAGGACACGGTGGCAGATATAAGAAATGATGTGTTCAGCAGATTGCAGATTCTGCCTTTAAGGTTTTTCGACAGCAAGACTCATGGCGAGCTTATGAGCAGAGTTACCAATGACATTGAAAATATCAGCCATACTTTAAATCAAAGCACCACTCAGGTATTTTCAAGCGTGATTACAGTTATAGGAACTTTGGCTGCCATGCTGTGGTTAAGTCCTCTCCTTACTTTGCTGAGTTTAATCATAATACCATTTATGACTCTCACCACAGGGAAAATTGCCGGCAAGACGAGAAATTATTTTTCAGGACAGCAAGAAAGATTGGGTGAACTTAACGGATTTATTGAGGAGACCATTACAGGACAGAAGGCTGTTAAGTCCTTCACCCGTGAAAAGATGGTTATGAAGGATTTTGAAGAAGCAAGCATTAAGCTGAAAGAAGTGGGCACAAAAGCTCAGATATTCTCTGGCGTTATAGGACCGATTATGAATGTCATTAACAACTTTGGATTTGCCATATTGGCGGGAGCAGGCGGTTATCTTGCGGTCCAAGGTATAATTACAGTGGGCGTAATTGCCAGCTTTTTAAATTATTCCAGGCAGTTTATGAGACCTATTAACGAAATGGCTAACCAGTTTAACATGGTACAGTCTGCAATAGCAGGGGCTGAAAGGGTTTTTGAGGTAATGGATGAAAGCCCTGAGCTCTTAGATGAGGCAGATGCCTACACTTTAAAAGAGGTTAAGGGAAATGTGGCATTTGATGATGTGACCTTTGGTTACAATGAGGCTGAACCTGTATTGAAGGATATAAATATTACGGTAAAGCCGGGTCAGACCATAGCATTGGTTGGGCCTACAGGGGCCGGAAAAACTACCATAGTTAATTTGCTTACCCGTTTTTATGATATTGACAAGGGTGCTATTTTAATAGATGGCAGGGATATACGCACAATTAAAAGAGACAGCTTAAGGTCATCTTTAGGCATCGTGCTCCAGGATACCCATCTCTTCTCTGAGACCGTCAGAGAGAATATACGCTATGGGAGGCTTGATGCAACAGATGAGGAAGTGGAAGAGGCAGCAAGGCTTGCTAATGCCGAACACTTTATTTTAAGGCTTCCTGACGGATATGACACCCTCCTTACAGAGGATGGAGGGAACTTAAGCCAGGGGCAAAGGCAGCTTCTATCAATTGCAAGAGCCATTCTTTTAGATCCTGCCATATTGATACTGGATGAAGCAACAAGCAGCGTTGATACCCGGACCGAGCTTCACATTCAGGAAGCTATGCTCAACCTAATGAAAGGTCGTACCAGCTTTGTGATAGCCCATCGTTTGAGCACAATTAGGGATGCGGATATGATTCTGGTTATAAATGACGGCAGGATAATCGAAAAGGGAAGCCATGATGAGCTCTTAGAGCTGAAGGGCTTCTATCACAATCTGTATATGAATCAGTTTAGGCGCCAGGCCTCATAAGAGAGCGATAAATAAAAGTGTCAATCATTTGATTGGCACTTTTATTTATTTAAGGTAAAGCCTGTGACCAATAGAACTACTTGAAGTAAAATAAAGGCTGAACATAAACTTTCAGATGCAACTTAATATGGAATAGTGCATGATACCGCTTTAATTCCGCAACAAAGCGAAATCAAGTTGAAGTGGGATATATGTTTATATTATTATTCTAATAGAGTTAACTCTGATAATCATTCTACAAAAGGAGGCTTACTATTTTTGAAAATTAACATAGAACAATCAGATGCCTATACTGAGGTAGAAATAACAATAAAATGCAACAATATTGATGAAAGGCTTGAAAAGTTATTGTCAAGCTTGCGATTATACGGTTCAGCTATCAGCGGCAAGAAAGATGATAAGGTTTACTTTTTAAAGCCGGAAGATGTTTTTTACTTCGATACGGTGGACGAAAAGGTATTTATTTATACTTCGGACTGTGTTTATGAAACAGTCCTGAAACTATACGAGATCGAAGAACGCTTTTTCGGTACCAGTATAATTAGAGTGAATAAGTCCACGGTTTTAAATTTAATGAAAATTGATTACGTTTCACCCTTAATAAACGGCAGAATTCAGGCAGTACTTCAAAATGGCGAAAAGGCAATTATTTCACGGCAATATGTTCCTTACTTTAAAAACAAATTAGGTTTATAGGAGGTTTATATGAAAAAACAGATTATACAAAATTTCTTTCTTGGTTTAATGATAGCCTTTACTATCTCGGTAATAATATTATCGGCGATAATCGTAATTATTACCGATGATAGAATGATTCCGGTCACCTTGATTGGACAGTCTTTTATACTTTCAGTCCTTTGTTCTCTTATCAATCTGGTATATTGTTCAGAGAAGCTGAAATTTATTTGGCAGTCCCTTCTCGGCTATATTCTAACGACTTCTACCATAATCATTTGCGGATTGATTTTTGGCTGGTACGGTTATGGAGGAAATGGCTTTGAAAAAGGAAGCTTTGTTTTAGTGTCCTTTCTTATATATTCTTTATGCTATCTAATTACATGGATGATAATATGGTCCATAACAAAGGCAAAGAAAAAAGAGCTAAATGATAAACTTGAGGAGTATAAGCAAAGGCAATAATAAAAAGTCAATATACGATTAAAAAATGAACAAGAAAAAGCCTGAAACCATGAGTTGGAGCTGTTGCGTTTTAAACACTGCATTTACTATGTTCGAGTTCTGCAAGTTCTAAGGCTCCCTGCCTTGAAAATACAAGAATTTTTAAACTTCTCACGCTTAAACAATCTAAAATTCTAAGTATTTTCTGCGGCAGCGTCACCAAGAACTTTTAAAGAACTCTCACAATTCATTTACGTTGTTCAAAACGCAACAGCCCCAGCTTACAATGTACGTGTTATGTTTCTACCTTATAAATTCAGTTCTTATTTCCTCAATATCGGTATTTTCTAAATCGTCAACTACCATTATCAATGCCTGTATTCCATTATCCTTAAATATCCCGTAAATGCCCGACTCACTGAAATTATATTCAAAAGAGGTGAGGCTCTTTATTCCGGTAAAGGAGGTTACTGTATCTCCCGTACTGCCGCTTATTATTTTAAAAGAGCCGACATAATTATCAAATTGACTTAAATCAACAGAAATTTTAACGGGAATATCTTTATTTACAACCAATATTAAGGGGTCAAATTCATATCCGATACCTTTAATATCAACAGTTTGGTTATTACCAGACACTAAAGCTTTTTTTACAAGGCGCTCACTTTTAATCTGGCTTATATCATCTCCGTAAATGCTGGGTGCTGGCTGGGATTGGATATTTGATGAAGAGTCAATTGAGCTATCGGCATTTTTAATATCAACTGCCTCAAGGTCATCTACAACTCTTATAACTCCTCTTATCATTCCCATCCAGCAGCTGTAGTTTATATCATTATCCCCCGGAGTAAATTCGATTATATTTTCACCTTTTTTAATTTCTTTTTGTATCCTAAGTGAGGGGATGATTATTGCATTATTACAAGAGGTTATTTGCTGTCCTTCCACTGTCCACTTAACAGGGATGCCTTTTTGTACATATATTACCGCCGGTTCGTAGCCATAGTAGGTCGCAGCTGTTTTTACAACCTGAATACCATCCTTAAGTTCTGCTTTAGAAGCAGGAGTATTGGAATTCTGGTCTTGAGACTGTATGATTTGCAGAGGATTTATATTGACACCGGCCAGGGCTAGCCCTCGGTTTGACATTATAAAGCCCAATACTATAATCAGTATACCGCTGAATTTAAGAATTCTCTTAGAATATTCTTTGCTTAAAAATCCGGCCACAGCCCCAAAGAACAGCATTAAAGGTACCGTACCCAATGC containing:
- a CDS encoding DUF3021 family protein, encoding MKKQIIQNFFLGLMIAFTISVIILSAIIVIITDDRMIPVTLIGQSFILSVLCSLINLVYCSEKLKFIWQSLLGYILTTSTIIICGLIFGWYGYGGNGFEKGSFVLVSFLIYSLCYLITWMIIWSITKAKKKELNDKLEEYKQRQ
- a CDS encoding sulfite exporter TauE/SafE family protein, yielding MSMKKEVIKVYNMTCTSCENRVENAIKKLDGVVSVKANYADEEAWVEYDADLCDINLIKNAIQKAGYSTKDSAIDKIFGVLIIAAAVIILSQYTGRFDMSSKLNENTTFFILFVVGLLTSIHCVGMCGGIMLSQTLSSSDTAFINGSKFQALKPALLYNTGRVISYTILGMVVGAIGSVLSVSPAVKAGIMIFAGVFMIIMGFNMYGFSWFRKISIKLPLTSFSFKNKANTPFIVGLLNGFMPCGPLQTMQLYALGSGSFIKGGLSMFIFALGTVPLMLFFGAVAGFLSKEYSKRILKFSGILIIVLGFIMSNRGLALAGVNINPLQIIQSQDQNSNTPASKAELKDGIQVVKTAATYYGYEPAVIYVQKGIPVKWTVEGQQITSCNNAIIIPSLRIQKEIKKGENIIEFTPGDNDINYSCWMGMIRGVIRVVDDLEAVDIKNADSSIDSSSNIQSQPAPSIYGDDISQIKSERLVKKALVSGNNQTVDIKGIGYEFDPLILVVNKDIPVKISVDLSQFDNYVGSFKIISGSTGDTVTSFTGIKSLTSFEYNFSESGIYGIFKDNGIQALIMVVDDLENTDIEEIRTEFIR
- a CDS encoding ABC transporter ATP-binding protein encodes the protein MSEKNNERPKEPMANRPPVMRPAGRPGGFGGGPRGGMFMAKAKAKDIKGTLIRLWGYLSRRKRKLIGVFSLVILSSLLMLTGPMLIGMAIDNYIVPGDFDGLLRMIIIMMVIYVFSAAASWLQSYTMTRVSQDTVADIRNDVFSRLQILPLRFFDSKTHGELMSRVTNDIENISHTLNQSTTQVFSSVITVIGTLAAMLWLSPLLTLLSLIIIPFMTLTTGKIAGKTRNYFSGQQERLGELNGFIEETITGQKAVKSFTREKMVMKDFEEASIKLKEVGTKAQIFSGVIGPIMNVINNFGFAILAGAGGYLAVQGIITVGVIASFLNYSRQFMRPINEMANQFNMVQSAIAGAERVFEVMDESPELLDEADAYTLKEVKGNVAFDDVTFGYNEAEPVLKDINITVKPGQTIALVGPTGAGKTTIVNLLTRFYDIDKGAILIDGRDIRTIKRDSLRSSLGIVLQDTHLFSETVRENIRYGRLDATDEEVEEAARLANAEHFILRLPDGYDTLLTEDGGNLSQGQRQLLSIARAILLDPAILILDEATSSVDTRTELHIQEAMLNLMKGRTSFVIAHRLSTIRDADMILVINDGRIIEKGSHDELLELKGFYHNLYMNQFRRQAS
- a CDS encoding LytTR family DNA-binding domain-containing protein, with amino-acid sequence MKINIEQSDAYTEVEITIKCNNIDERLEKLLSSLRLYGSAISGKKDDKVYFLKPEDVFYFDTVDEKVFIYTSDCVYETVLKLYEIEERFFGTSIIRVNKSTVLNLMKIDYVSPLINGRIQAVLQNGEKAIISRQYVPYFKNKLGL